The Amycolatopsis nigrescens CSC17Ta-90 genomic interval GCTTCACACGGCGGTGCTCGACCGGGCCTGCGCCACGCTGTGCCTCGACGTCTTCGACACCGTGCTGTGGCGACGAGTGCCGCGGCCGACCGACCTGTTCGGCCTTCTTGGTGCCCGGCTCCGCGATGACGGCCGGTGCCCGTCGTGGGTCACCGACGCCACCTTCCGCCAGCTGAGGATCGACGCGGAACGCGCGGCACGCGCACAAGGCGATGCCCTTGGCGGCGAGGTATCGCTCACCGAGATCTGGCGTGCCATGCCGCTGTCCCTGTTCCGCGACACCACGCTGGACGAACTGATCCGGGCGGAGGTCGACCTCGAACGCGCGATGACCGAGGTCGACCTCGACATCGCGGCGGTGGCCCGCCTAGCCCGGCGCGGCGGGATCCCGCTGGCCTTGGTGTCGGACACCTATTTCAGCCGGGAACAGCTCGCTCAGCTGCTCGACCGTCCCGAACTCGACGCTTTGCGCGGTGCCCGAATTTTTCGCTCGCAGGAGTACGGAGCAGACAAGTCCAGCGGACTGTGGGACATCGTCGCCCGGGAACTCGGTCACAGCCCGGAGCGGATTCTGCACGTCGGTGATCACGAGACCGCCGATCACGAGATCCCTGGCAAACTCGGCATCCGCACGGTGCACTACCGGCGGCTGGACGAGGACTTCAGCCGAATGCTCGAGCGTGAACAAGAACCCGTGAACGCCCTCGGGCCAACCGTCACCGGCCTCGACCAGGAGCATGGTGACTTCGGACTGACCAGCATGCGGGCGAAGGTCCTCCAGACCGGCGGCCGGACGACGTCTTCGGCCACCGGGACCGCCTGGCGGTTCGGTGCCGCCGTGCTCGGACCCGTGCTGACCGGGTTCGCCGAATGGGTAGCCCTGCGCGCGCACGCGGCGGGTCTGCGCACCGTCTGGTGTCCGATGCGTGAGGGTGAATTGCTCTCCGAACTGGTGAACAACGCCGCCGACGCGCGCGGGCTGGCGGTCGTGGCCAAACCGGTGTGGTTGTCCCGCCACGTGGCCTCACTGGCCGCGCTCGACTGCACGAGCCGGAGGGCGGTCCAGGAGTTCATCCGAGGGCGCCACTTGCTGACGGTTCGGCAGTTGCTGGAGGTACTGCACCTGCGCGCCGGCGAGATCCCCCACCTGGCGGCGGAACTCGACACGCTGCTCGACAACCGGCAAGTCGCCGCCCAGCTCGGTGTCGCACTCACCGAAACCCCTCATCTGCTGAACCGGCTACGGGTCACCACCACCGCAGCCCGCGAGCGGCTGCTCAAAGCGCTTCGGGACGCCGGTGCCCTGGCCGGCTCCGAACTCCCGCTGGTCGATCTCGGCTGGGGCGGCACCATCCAGCTGCACCTGGCACGCGTGCTCCGGATCGCCGGGACTGGGACCACCACGACGGGGTTCTACCTGGCCACGGACGCTCGATCGGCCCGCTTGTACAGCGCCGGGCTGCGGGCCGAGGGCTACCTCGGCCAGGCCGGACACCCCAGGGAGATCGTCGGTGTCCTCGCACGGAGCCCGGAAGTGGTGGAGCAGTCGGTGAACGCGCTCTGCGGATCCCTCGTCGATTTCACCGACGACGGCTCCCCCGTCCTGGCTCCCGTCACGGCCACCACGTCCCAGAACCGCGAACGCAGGTCGGTGCAGGAGGGCGTACTGACCTTCCAGCGGTACTGGAACCGGCAGGTGCGCACCGCCACCGACTGGCCGACGCTGACCGGCGCAGCCCGCCCACGGCTGGCCAACATCCTCACCGCGGCGCTGAAGACCCCGACCACCGACGAGGCCACGCTCTTCGGCAACTGGCGGCACGAAGACAACTTCGGCTCCACCGTGGTCACGCGCATCCTGCCCGACGATCTCGCACCGGCGATCCCGTACCTTTCCCCGGCCGACCTCGGCGACCTGGGCATGCGCGATTCGTTCTGGCCCGGCCTGCTCGCGGCCTCCGACCCGCATCTCGCGGCGGCGGCCCGCGCGATCTCCGCCGGGGCGATCGAGCCCGCCGCGTTCGAACCAGCCGGGGAACCCTCGGCCACTACCTTGCGCTACCGCACCGCGGACGGTGAATGGCACGACGGCTCGAGCCGCCGCGTCCGGATCAACCACAACGGCCTTTCCTTCGCTCGCATGGACCTCCAGACCTCCGGTGCCACGCACGTCTCGCTGGCCGTTCCCGGCCGGCCCGCGCTGGTCAGGGTGGACTGGATCGAAGCCGCAACCGTCACCGGCGGACGACACGAGGTGTTGCGGTGGCAGACACCCGCCGATTTCGCCGGACTGACCTTTGTGGACTGCGCCTGGCTGGGTGCCAACCTCATCGAGTTCCACTCCCCACTCGCCGCCGTCTGGCTCCCGTTGTCCGCCGAGCACGGGGCACCGGCCACCTCGGTGCGGATCACCGCGGGGTTCGCGATGCTGCCGCGATCGAGATCCGGGCTCGGGTACCGTTTTACCCCCGCCGGTCCCATCACCCGACTGGGAG includes:
- a CDS encoding HAD family hydrolase; the encoded protein is MTGSAVSGHRHAQLHRLHTAVLDRACATLCLDVFDTVLWRRVPRPTDLFGLLGARLRDDGRCPSWVTDATFRQLRIDAERAARAQGDALGGEVSLTEIWRAMPLSLFRDTTLDELIRAEVDLERAMTEVDLDIAAVARLARRGGIPLALVSDTYFSREQLAQLLDRPELDALRGARIFRSQEYGADKSSGLWDIVARELGHSPERILHVGDHETADHEIPGKLGIRTVHYRRLDEDFSRMLEREQEPVNALGPTVTGLDQEHGDFGLTSMRAKVLQTGGRTTSSATGTAWRFGAAVLGPVLTGFAEWVALRAHAAGLRTVWCPMREGELLSELVNNAADARGLAVVAKPVWLSRHVASLAALDCTSRRAVQEFIRGRHLLTVRQLLEVLHLRAGEIPHLAAELDTLLDNRQVAAQLGVALTETPHLLNRLRVTTTAARERLLKALRDAGALAGSELPLVDLGWGGTIQLHLARVLRIAGTGTTTTGFYLATDARSARLYSAGLRAEGYLGQAGHPREIVGVLARSPEVVEQSVNALCGSLVDFTDDGSPVLAPVTATTSQNRERRSVQEGVLTFQRYWNRQVRTATDWPTLTGAARPRLANILTAALKTPTTDEATLFGNWRHEDNFGSTVVTRILPDDLAPAIPYLSPADLGDLGMRDSFWPGLLAASDPHLAAAARAISAGAIEPAAFEPAGEPSATTLRYRTADGEWHDGSSRRVRINHNGLSFARMDLQTSGATHVSLAVPGRPALVRVDWIEAATVTGGRHEVLRWQTPADFAGLTFVDCAWLGANLIEFHSPLAAVWLPLSAEHGAPATSVRITAGFAMLPRSRSGLGYRFTPAGPITRLGAIAEHVHRSRGIAGLLRFAARALLRRIARVR